From a single Kitasatospora sp. NBC_00458 genomic region:
- the fabG gene encoding 3-oxoacyl-ACP reductase FabG has translation MTRFAGKVAVVTGAAQGIGAATARRLAEEGAAVAVVDLDAGRAAGTVEEITAKGGTARAYGCDVADYDAVEAVFAQVVQDLGGLHVLVNNAGITRDNLFFKMPRADWDAVLTVNLTSAYNCCHVAQKYMVAQKHGKIVSLSSRSALGNRGQANYAAAKAGIQGLTATLAIELGPFGINVNAVAPGYVATAMTAATAERVGATAEDHQTEVAARTPLRRVGQPEEIASVVAFLASEDASYVSGQTLYVNGGAR, from the coding sequence GTGACTCGTTTTGCAGGCAAGGTCGCCGTCGTCACCGGCGCGGCCCAGGGCATCGGCGCGGCCACCGCGCGGCGACTGGCCGAGGAGGGCGCGGCGGTGGCCGTGGTCGACCTCGACGCCGGGCGGGCGGCCGGGACGGTCGAGGAGATCACCGCCAAGGGCGGCACCGCCCGGGCCTACGGCTGCGACGTGGCCGACTACGACGCCGTGGAGGCGGTCTTCGCCCAGGTGGTGCAGGACCTCGGCGGTCTGCACGTCCTGGTCAACAACGCCGGGATCACCCGGGACAACCTCTTCTTCAAGATGCCCAGGGCCGACTGGGACGCGGTGCTGACGGTCAACCTGACCAGCGCCTACAACTGCTGCCACGTCGCCCAGAAGTACATGGTGGCGCAGAAGCACGGCAAGATCGTCTCGCTCAGCTCGCGCTCCGCCCTGGGCAACCGCGGCCAGGCCAACTACGCCGCCGCCAAGGCCGGCATCCAGGGCCTCACCGCGACGCTGGCGATCGAGCTGGGCCCGTTCGGCATCAACGTCAACGCGGTCGCCCCCGGCTACGTCGCGACCGCGATGACGGCCGCCACCGCCGAACGGGTCGGCGCGACGGCCGAGGACCACCAGACGGAGGTGGCCGCGCGGACGCCGCTCCGGCGGGTCGGGCAGCCGGAGGAGATCGCCTCGGTGGTCGCCTTCCTGGCGAGCGAGGACGCCTCCTACGTCAGCGGACAGACCCTGTACGTCAACGGCGGGGCGCGCTGA
- a CDS encoding thiolase family protein, which translates to MRPVYFAAARRTPIGRLRGALATVRPDDLSATVLRTLLADLPALDPARIDDVYWGAANQAGEDNRNAARMAVLLAGLPDSVPGATVNRLCASGLEAVTMGARAIGSGEADVVLAGGCESMTRAPFILPRPDEALPHRIETHDTRLGWRLTNPRMPELHGVLSMGETAEEVATRYGIGRERQDAFALRSHQRAAAARKDGHFDAELIPVERPDGVTVDADESIREDTSLEKLARLKPAFRPDGTVTAGNASPMNDGAAGLVLVSEEALHEYGLRPLGRYVAGASAGVHPDVMGIGPVPATRKALARAGWSLGEVEEAELNEAFAAQVLASVDELGIDPELVNPTGGAIALGHPLGGSGARILTTLLHRMRRTGARRGLATMCVGVGQGTAVLVESA; encoded by the coding sequence GTGCGTCCTGTCTACTTCGCCGCCGCCCGCCGCACACCCATCGGCCGGCTGCGCGGAGCCCTCGCCACGGTCCGCCCGGACGACCTCTCGGCCACCGTGCTGCGCACCCTGCTCGCCGACCTGCCCGCCCTCGACCCCGCCCGGATCGACGACGTCTACTGGGGCGCCGCCAACCAGGCCGGCGAGGACAACCGCAACGCCGCCCGGATGGCCGTGCTGCTCGCCGGCCTGCCCGACAGCGTCCCCGGCGCCACCGTCAACCGGCTCTGCGCCTCCGGCCTGGAGGCGGTCACCATGGGCGCCCGGGCGATCGGCTCCGGCGAGGCGGACGTGGTGCTGGCCGGCGGGTGCGAGTCGATGACCCGCGCCCCGTTCATCCTCCCCCGCCCCGACGAGGCGCTCCCGCACCGGATCGAGACCCACGACACCCGGCTCGGCTGGCGGCTCACCAACCCCCGGATGCCCGAGCTGCACGGCGTGCTCTCGATGGGCGAGACCGCCGAGGAGGTCGCCACCCGCTACGGCATCGGCCGCGAGCGCCAGGACGCCTTCGCGCTCCGCAGCCACCAGCGGGCCGCCGCCGCCCGCAAGGACGGGCACTTCGACGCCGAGCTGATCCCGGTGGAGCGGCCGGACGGGGTGACGGTCGACGCGGACGAGTCGATCCGCGAGGACACCAGCCTGGAGAAGCTCGCCCGGCTCAAGCCCGCCTTCCGCCCGGACGGCACGGTGACGGCCGGCAACGCCTCGCCGATGAACGACGGCGCGGCCGGGCTCGTGCTGGTCAGCGAGGAGGCGCTGCACGAGTACGGTCTCCGGCCGCTCGGCCGGTACGTGGCCGGGGCCTCGGCCGGTGTGCACCCGGACGTGATGGGGATCGGCCCGGTGCCGGCCACCCGCAAGGCGCTCGCCCGGGCCGGCTGGTCGCTCGGCGAGGTCGAGGAGGCCGAGCTGAACGAGGCCTTCGCGGCCCAGGTCCTGGCCTCCGTCGACGAGCTGGGCATCGACCCGGAGCTGGTCAACCCGACCGGCGGCGCCATCGCCCTGGGCCACCCGCTCGGCGGCTCCGGCGCCCGCATCCTCACCACCCTGCTGCACCGCATGCGCCGCACGGGCGCCCGCCGCGGGCTGGCGACCATGTGCGTGGGTGTCGGCCAGGGGACCGCGGTCCTGGTGGAGTCGGCCTGA
- a CDS encoding acyl-CoA dehydrogenase family protein: MDLELTEEQTAVRDLAASFTDREIVPHAAAWDRAESVDRAIIGRLGELGFLGLTIPEEYGGSGGDHLAYCLVLEELGRGDSAVRGIVSVSLGLVAKSVNSYGTEEQKRHWLPRLTSGEALGCFALTEPGTGSDAANLTTRAVRDGDEWLISGAKMFITNGTWADVALVFARTGGDDPDQRGHRGVTAFLVPTDLPGFTRTEIHGKLGLRGQATAELAFDAVRVPDSARLGETGKGFTVAMAALAKGRMSVAAGCVGIARACLDAAVRYAGEREQFGAPIASHQLVQQLLAGIAVDVEAARLLTWKVADHIERGLPFATESSVAKLFAGEAAVRAANNALQVFGGYGYIDEYPVGKYLRDARVMTLYEGTSQIHQLLIGRALTGVNAF, encoded by the coding sequence ATGGACCTGGAGCTCACCGAGGAGCAGACCGCCGTCCGCGACCTCGCGGCCTCCTTCACCGACCGCGAGATCGTCCCGCACGCCGCCGCGTGGGACCGCGCCGAATCCGTCGACCGCGCGATCATCGGCAGACTCGGCGAGCTCGGCTTCCTCGGCCTGACCATCCCCGAGGAGTACGGCGGCAGCGGCGGCGACCACCTCGCCTACTGCCTGGTCCTGGAGGAGCTCGGCCGGGGCGACTCGGCCGTCCGCGGCATCGTCTCGGTCTCGCTCGGCCTGGTCGCCAAGTCGGTGAACTCCTACGGGACCGAGGAGCAGAAGCGGCACTGGCTGCCCCGGCTCACCTCCGGCGAGGCGCTCGGCTGCTTCGCGCTCACCGAACCCGGCACCGGCTCGGACGCCGCCAACCTCACCACCCGCGCCGTGCGCGACGGCGACGAGTGGCTGATCAGCGGCGCCAAGATGTTCATCACCAACGGGACCTGGGCCGACGTCGCCCTCGTCTTCGCCCGCACCGGCGGCGACGACCCCGACCAGCGGGGCCACCGCGGCGTCACCGCCTTCCTCGTCCCCACCGACCTGCCGGGCTTCACCCGCACCGAGATCCACGGCAAGCTCGGCCTGCGCGGCCAGGCCACCGCGGAGCTGGCCTTCGACGCCGTCCGGGTGCCCGACAGCGCCCGGCTCGGCGAGACCGGCAAGGGCTTCACCGTCGCCATGGCCGCCCTCGCCAAGGGCCGCATGTCGGTCGCCGCCGGCTGCGTCGGCATCGCCCGGGCCTGCCTGGACGCCGCCGTCCGGTACGCGGGCGAGCGCGAGCAGTTCGGCGCGCCGATCGCCTCCCACCAGCTCGTCCAACAGCTGCTCGCCGGCATCGCGGTGGACGTCGAGGCCGCGCGGCTGCTCACCTGGAAGGTCGCCGACCACATCGAACGCGGCCTGCCGTTCGCCACCGAGTCCTCCGTCGCCAAGCTCTTCGCCGGCGAGGCCGCCGTGCGGGCCGCGAACAACGCGCTCCAGGTCTTCGGCGGCTACGGGTACATCGACGAGTACCCCGTCGGCAAGTACCTGCGGGACGCCCGGGTGATGACCCTCTACGAGGGCACCAGCCAGATCCACCAGCTGCTGATCGGCCGCGCGCTCACCGGCGTCAACGCCTTCTGA
- a CDS encoding nitric oxide synthase oxygenase: MSLIFDRLRTRSARRPAAAPGGSCPYSHAHVHGHLVPEEPTAPGLPPAASGESPGTADGSEGSDGSDRAAEPAGAHPVDPAAGPPADPAAADRFTDPRQAADFIRQFHREQPAAGDQEQRIRAVLDEIDRTGTYEHTPAELAHGARLAWRNAARCIGRLYWRSLVVRDLRHLSSADDIAAESFEHLRTAANGGRIRPVVSVFAPDRPGRPAARIVNQQLVRYAGHPAPDGGWTGDPAGAQLAARARDLGWKCGEERFEVLPLLVQERPGERPEWYELPDDTTLEVELVHPDHPWFAALGLRWYAVPAISDMTLEIGGVRYPTAPFNGWYMGTEIGARNLADADRYDMLATVAGRLGLDTSSDRTLWRDRALVELNVAVLHSFQEAGVTIADHHTESERFLKHIAQERRLGRPTPADWSWIVPPVSGGLTPVYHRYYDPVDPSLRPAFVAREPW, translated from the coding sequence ATGTCCTTGATCTTCGACCGGCTTCGCACCCGCAGCGCCCGCAGGCCCGCCGCCGCACCCGGCGGGAGCTGCCCGTACTCGCACGCCCACGTCCACGGCCACCTGGTGCCGGAGGAGCCGACCGCCCCGGGGCTCCCTCCGGCGGCGTCCGGCGAGAGCCCCGGCACCGCCGACGGCTCCGAGGGCTCCGACGGCTCCGACCGGGCCGCGGAGCCTGCCGGTGCCCACCCGGTCGACCCCGCCGCCGGCCCCCCGGCCGACCCCGCGGCGGCCGACCGGTTCACCGACCCCCGGCAGGCCGCCGACTTCATCCGGCAGTTCCACCGCGAGCAGCCCGCCGCCGGGGACCAGGAGCAGCGGATCCGCGCCGTCCTCGACGAGATCGACCGGACCGGCACCTACGAGCACACCCCCGCCGAGCTGGCCCACGGCGCCCGGCTCGCCTGGCGCAACGCGGCCCGCTGCATCGGGCGGCTGTACTGGCGCAGTCTCGTGGTGCGCGACCTGCGGCACCTGAGCTCCGCGGACGACATCGCCGCCGAGTCCTTCGAGCACCTGCGCACCGCCGCCAACGGCGGCCGGATCCGCCCCGTGGTCTCGGTGTTCGCCCCCGACCGGCCCGGCCGGCCGGCGGCCCGCATCGTCAACCAGCAGCTCGTCCGCTACGCCGGCCACCCGGCGCCGGACGGCGGGTGGACCGGCGACCCGGCGGGTGCACAGCTCGCCGCCCGGGCCCGGGACCTCGGCTGGAAGTGCGGCGAGGAGCGCTTCGAGGTGCTGCCGCTGCTGGTCCAGGAGCGGCCCGGCGAACGGCCCGAGTGGTACGAACTGCCGGACGACACCACGCTGGAGGTCGAACTCGTCCACCCCGACCACCCGTGGTTCGCCGCCCTCGGCCTGCGCTGGTACGCCGTCCCGGCGATCAGCGACATGACGCTGGAGATCGGCGGCGTCCGCTACCCCACCGCGCCGTTCAACGGCTGGTACATGGGCACCGAGATCGGCGCCCGCAACCTCGCCGACGCCGACCGGTACGACATGCTGGCGACCGTCGCCGGACGGCTGGGCCTCGACACCTCCAGCGACCGCACGCTCTGGCGGGACCGCGCGCTGGTCGAGCTCAACGTCGCGGTGCTGCACTCCTTCCAGGAGGCCGGGGTCACCATCGCCGACCACCACACCGAGTCGGAGCGGTTCCTCAAGCACATCGCGCAGGAGCGGCGGCTGGGCCGGCCCACCCCCGCCGACTGGAGCTGGATCGTGCCGCCGGTCTCGGGCGGGCTGACCCCCGTCTACCACCGGTACTACGACCCGGTGGACCCTTCGCTCCGGCCCGCGTTCGTGGCCCGCGAGCCCTGGTGA
- a CDS encoding sugar porter family MFS transporter → MSVTQQPAGPSAAETGPSSGRLGFVVFITAAAALGGFLFGYDSSVINGAVSGIQEKFGVGDGVTGLIVSSALLGSAVGAALAGRFADRYGRITVMKAGALLFAVSAIGSMLPFSAWDLAFWRVLGGAAIGIASVIAPTYIAEVAPTKYRGRLASFQQAAIVLGIAISQLVNWVLADAAGGDTRGHLLGLEAWQWMLGICVVPAAVYFVLSSTIPESPRFLISAGRLDEARAVLADVEGRDSDTDARIAEIQGLIDSDHRPRFGDLLGGRFGLLPIVWVGIGLSVFQQLVGINVIFYYSSILWQSVGIEQSNSLLISFIGSVINILGTVVAILLVDRIGRKPLALIGSAGMAVALGACAWAFSSATGTGDDVTLPDLQGTVALIAANAFVLFFALSWGVVVWVMLGEMFPNRIRAAALSVAASAQWIANWAITVSFPALSRWNLSATYLAYAVFAALSVVFVARFMKETKGVRLEDMG, encoded by the coding sequence GTGAGCGTCACCCAGCAGCCTGCGGGGCCCTCGGCGGCCGAGACCGGCCCGTCGTCCGGCCGGCTCGGCTTCGTCGTCTTCATCACCGCCGCCGCGGCCCTCGGCGGCTTCCTGTTCGGCTACGACAGCTCCGTGATCAACGGAGCCGTCTCCGGGATCCAGGAGAAGTTCGGCGTCGGGGACGGCGTGACCGGGCTGATCGTCTCCTCCGCGCTGCTGGGCTCGGCGGTCGGCGCCGCGCTGGCCGGCCGGTTCGCCGACCGGTACGGCCGGATCACCGTGATGAAGGCGGGGGCGCTGCTCTTCGCGGTCAGCGCGATCGGCTCGATGCTGCCGTTCTCCGCCTGGGACCTCGCCTTCTGGCGGGTCCTCGGCGGGGCGGCCATCGGCATCGCCTCGGTGATCGCCCCGACCTACATCGCCGAGGTGGCGCCGACGAAGTACCGCGGCCGGCTGGCCTCGTTCCAGCAGGCGGCGATCGTCCTCGGCATCGCCATCTCCCAGCTGGTCAACTGGGTGCTGGCGGACGCCGCCGGCGGCGACACCCGCGGACACCTGCTCGGCCTGGAGGCCTGGCAGTGGATGCTCGGGATCTGCGTCGTGCCGGCCGCGGTCTACTTCGTGCTCTCCTCGACCATCCCCGAGTCCCCGCGCTTCCTGATCTCGGCCGGCCGCCTGGACGAGGCCCGCGCGGTGCTCGCCGACGTCGAGGGCCGGGACTCCGACACCGACGCCCGGATCGCCGAGATCCAGGGGCTCATCGACTCCGACCACCGCCCGCGCTTCGGCGACCTGCTCGGCGGACGCTTCGGCCTGCTCCCGATCGTCTGGGTCGGCATCGGCCTCTCGGTCTTCCAGCAGCTCGTCGGCATCAACGTGATCTTCTACTACTCGTCGATCCTCTGGCAGTCGGTCGGCATCGAGCAGTCCAACTCGCTGCTGATCAGCTTCATCGGATCGGTCATCAACATCCTCGGCACCGTGGTGGCGATCCTGCTGGTCGACCGGATCGGCCGCAAGCCGCTGGCGCTGATCGGCTCGGCGGGCATGGCCGTCGCACTGGGGGCCTGCGCCTGGGCGTTCTCCTCCGCCACCGGCACAGGCGACGACGTCACGCTGCCCGACCTCCAGGGCACCGTCGCGCTGATCGCCGCCAACGCCTTCGTGCTGTTCTTCGCGCTCTCCTGGGGCGTGGTGGTCTGGGTGATGCTCGGCGAGATGTTCCCCAACCGGATCCGCGCCGCCGCGCTCTCGGTGGCCGCCTCCGCGCAGTGGATCGCCAACTGGGCGATCACCGTCTCGTTCCCGGCGCTCTCGCGCTGGAACCTCTCCGCGACCTACCTCGCCTACGCGGTCTTCGCCGCGCTGTCCGTCGTCTTCGTGGCGAGGTTCATGAAGGAGACCAAGGGCGTCCGCCTGGAGGACATGGGCTGA
- the egtD gene encoding L-histidine N(alpha)-methyltransferase: MSTFDLTRLLPADHFSTALRYDVQHGLTSEPKSLPPKWFYDARGSELFEEITRLPEYYPTRAERAILTARAGEIAAATRARTLVELGSGSSEKTRLLLDALRDLGTLDAYVPVDVSESALTAAGGALATEYPGLTVHGVLADFTARLDLPPGGPRLVAFLGGTLGNLLPAERAAFLRGLRSALDPGDSLLLGTDLVKDPAVLVAAYDDAAGVTAEFNRNVLNVLNRELSADFDSEAFEHVALWDAEREWIEMRLRSLRAQTVKIPELDLPVHFDEGEELRTEVSAKFRRERVAEELAAAGLRLAEWWTDDQGRFGLSLARPA; encoded by the coding sequence ATGAGCACCTTCGATCTCACCCGACTGCTGCCCGCCGACCACTTCAGCACCGCCCTGCGGTACGACGTGCAGCACGGCCTGACCTCCGAGCCGAAGTCGCTGCCGCCCAAGTGGTTCTACGACGCCCGGGGCAGTGAGCTGTTCGAGGAGATCACCCGGCTGCCCGAGTACTACCCGACCCGCGCCGAGCGGGCCATCCTGACCGCCCGGGCGGGCGAGATCGCCGCCGCCACCCGGGCCCGCACCCTGGTCGAGCTGGGCTCGGGCTCCTCCGAGAAGACCAGGCTGCTGCTGGACGCGCTGCGCGACCTGGGCACGCTGGACGCGTACGTGCCGGTCGACGTGAGCGAGAGCGCGCTCACCGCGGCCGGCGGGGCGCTCGCCACCGAGTACCCGGGCCTGACCGTGCACGGCGTACTCGCCGACTTCACCGCCCGGCTCGACCTGCCGCCGGGCGGCCCGCGCCTGGTCGCCTTCCTCGGCGGCACCCTCGGCAACCTGCTGCCGGCCGAGCGCGCCGCCTTCCTGCGCGGGCTGCGCTCGGCCCTGGACCCGGGCGACTCGCTGCTGCTCGGCACCGACCTGGTCAAGGACCCGGCGGTGCTGGTCGCCGCCTACGACGACGCGGCCGGGGTGACCGCGGAGTTCAACCGGAACGTGCTGAACGTCCTCAACCGGGAGCTGTCCGCCGACTTCGACTCGGAGGCCTTCGAGCACGTGGCGCTCTGGGACGCGGAGCGGGAGTGGATCGAGATGCGGCTGCGGTCGCTACGGGCGCAGACCGTGAAGATCCCGGAGCTGGACCTGCCGGTCCACTTCGACGAGGGCGAGGAGCTGCGCACCGAGGTGTCGGCCAAGTTCCGCCGCGAGCGGGTGGCCGAGGAGCTCGCGGCGGCGGGCCTGCGGCTCGCCGAGTGGTGGACCGACGACCAGGGCCGGTTCGGGCTCTCGCTGGCCCGGCCCGCCTGA
- the egtC gene encoding ergothioneine biosynthesis protein EgtC: MCRHLAYLGEPVAPRELLVEPPFGLYRQSWAPRAQQYGTVNADGFGLGWYADGDEVPARYRRAGPVWADASFADLARVLRTRALLAAVRSATEGCAAGEEAAAPFAAGRWLFSHNGAVAGWPERLGPVAALLPPAELLGLAARTDSALLWALALHRLRAGAGLGEALTGTVADVAAHTDGRLNLLLTDGRAIAATAWGDTLHHRTVPGLGVLVASEPSDDHPDWTAVPDRSLLLAGPDGVTVKPL, encoded by the coding sequence ATGTGCCGCCACCTCGCCTACCTGGGCGAGCCGGTCGCGCCCCGGGAGCTGCTGGTGGAGCCGCCGTTCGGGCTCTACCGGCAGTCCTGGGCGCCGCGCGCACAGCAGTACGGCACGGTCAACGCGGACGGCTTCGGCCTCGGCTGGTACGCCGACGGCGACGAGGTCCCGGCCCGCTACCGGCGGGCCGGGCCGGTCTGGGCGGACGCCTCCTTCGCCGACCTCGCCCGGGTCCTGCGCACCCGGGCGCTGCTGGCGGCCGTCCGCTCGGCCACCGAGGGCTGCGCCGCCGGCGAGGAGGCGGCCGCGCCGTTCGCCGCCGGGCGCTGGCTGTTCAGCCACAACGGCGCGGTGGCCGGCTGGCCGGAGCGGCTGGGGCCGGTCGCCGCGCTGCTGCCGCCCGCCGAGCTGCTGGGGCTGGCGGCACGCACCGACTCGGCGCTGCTCTGGGCGCTGGCGCTGCACCGGCTGCGCGCGGGCGCCGGCCTGGGCGAGGCGCTGACCGGCACCGTCGCGGACGTGGCCGCGCACACGGACGGGCGGCTCAACCTGCTGCTCACCGACGGCCGGGCGATCGCCGCGACCGCCTGGGGCGACACCCTGCACCACCGGACGGTTCCCGGACTCGGCGTGCTGGTGGCCTCCGAACCGTCCGACGACCACCCGGACTGGACGGCCGTCCCGGACCGGTCGCTGCTGCTGGCCGGGCCGGACGGGGTCACCGTCAAGCCGCTCTGA
- the egtB gene encoding ergothioneine biosynthesis protein EgtB gives MIDDSRDAHAARSARDTRPAGAPAPGTGTQPGPPVREARTPDTRTLHTPDALHTPDARPLDTLPPEVLRETIAAELLAARARTAALTDCVDDPDLTAQHSPLMSPLVWDLAHIGNQEELWLLRNIGGREPMHPEIDPLYDAFEHPRAERPSLPLLPPGEARAYAHDVRGRVLDLLAASPLEGAPLLDSGFAFGMIAQHEQQHDETMLITHQLRRGEPVLAAPPPPPAPADAAALPADVLIPAGPFTMGTDTEPWALDNERPSHRVDLPAFRLDTTPVTNGAYLRFLADGGYDEPRWWTSEGWAHRRQAGLTAPLFWRQDGGQWLRRRFGVLEPVPLDEPVLHVSWYEADAYARWAGRRLPTEAEWEKAARHDPATGRSRRFPWGDASPAPQHANLGQRHLRPAPAGSYPEGQSAYGVRQLMGDVWEWTASDLRPYPGFRAWPYREYSEVFFGPEYKVLRGGCFAVAPVACRGTFRNWDYPVRRQIFAGFRTATDAAAG, from the coding sequence ATGATCGACGACTCCCGCGACGCGCACGCCGCACGCTCCGCACGCGACACCCGCCCGGCCGGCGCACCCGCCCCGGGCACGGGGACGCAGCCGGGCCCGCCGGTCCGGGAAGCCCGCACCCCGGACACCCGCACCCTGCACACCCCGGACGCCCTGCACACCCCGGACGCCCGGCCGCTGGACACCCTGCCGCCGGAGGTCCTGCGCGAGACGATCGCCGCCGAACTGCTCGCCGCCCGCGCCCGCACCGCCGCACTGACCGACTGCGTCGACGACCCCGACCTCACCGCCCAGCACTCCCCCCTGATGTCCCCGCTGGTCTGGGACCTCGCCCACATCGGGAACCAGGAGGAGCTCTGGCTGCTGCGCAACATCGGCGGCCGGGAGCCGATGCACCCCGAGATCGACCCGCTCTACGACGCCTTCGAGCACCCGCGCGCCGAGCGGCCCAGCCTGCCGCTGCTGCCGCCCGGGGAGGCCCGCGCGTACGCGCACGACGTCCGCGGCCGGGTGCTCGACCTGCTCGCCGCCAGCCCGCTGGAGGGCGCCCCGCTGCTGGACTCCGGGTTCGCCTTCGGCATGATCGCCCAGCACGAACAGCAGCACGACGAGACGATGCTGATCACCCACCAGCTCCGCAGGGGCGAGCCGGTGCTGGCCGCTCCCCCGCCGCCGCCCGCCCCGGCGGACGCGGCCGCGCTGCCCGCCGACGTGCTGATCCCGGCCGGCCCGTTCACCATGGGCACCGACACCGAGCCGTGGGCGCTGGACAACGAGCGCCCCTCCCACCGGGTCGACCTGCCCGCCTTCCGGCTGGACACCACCCCGGTCACCAACGGCGCCTACCTGCGGTTCCTGGCCGACGGCGGCTACGACGAGCCGCGCTGGTGGACGTCCGAGGGCTGGGCGCACCGCCGGCAGGCCGGCCTGACCGCCCCGCTGTTCTGGCGGCAGGACGGCGGCCAGTGGCTGCGGCGGCGGTTCGGCGTGCTGGAGCCCGTCCCGCTCGACGAGCCGGTGCTGCACGTCAGCTGGTACGAGGCGGACGCCTACGCCCGGTGGGCCGGGCGGCGGCTGCCGACCGAGGCCGAGTGGGAGAAGGCCGCGCGGCACGACCCGGCCACCGGCCGCTCGCGCCGGTTCCCCTGGGGCGACGCGTCACCGGCCCCGCAGCACGCCAACCTGGGCCAGCGCCACCTGCGCCCGGCCCCGGCGGGCAGCTACCCGGAGGGACAATCCGCCTACGGGGTACGGCAGTTGATGGGCGACGTGTGGGAGTGGACGGCCAGCGACCTCCGCCCGTACCCGGGGTTCCGCGCCTGGCCGTACCGGGAGTACTCGGAGGTCTTCTTCGGGCCGGAGTACAAGGTGCTGCGCGGCGGCTGCTTCGCGGTGGCGCCGGTCGCCTGCCGCGGCACCTTCCGCAACTGGGACTACCCGGTCCGGCGCCAGATCTTCGCCGGGTTCCGCACCGCGACCGACGCGGCGGCCGGCTGA
- the egtA gene encoding ergothioneine biosynthesis glutamate--cysteine ligase EgtA: MIPVRPTSPPDRQSAGPPAAGPPRSTQAHPAGRPATVTPLTESEARRHMAGVCFKIGPPRLVGVELEWFVHDDRCPTQPVPPERLHAALDALPLGGPDGTSLPSGSRLTLEPGGQVELSSPPADGLTACVADTRRDLAALRAAFAAQGLRLTGTGTDPLARPRQMVLDHPRYLAMERFFNSAGPWGRIMMTGTASLQVCLDSGAETGPHGLDRRWLLAHRLGPVLVAAFANSPLLDGRPTGHRSTRQTVWSRMDPSRTLAPSPDHGDPREAWTRYVLDAEVLCVRRRDGLPWTAPAGLTFADWLRGRGERPPTLADLDYHRTTLFPPVRPHGYLELRMIDAQPGDGWIVPAALATALLDDPLAADAALAALEPLECPDGPRPPRSDVWRRAATLAVSDPELRRATLTCFAAADAALGRMPGAERLRATVAEFAERYPARGRCPADDQLDALRSGTLRTPPEGAAP; the protein is encoded by the coding sequence GTGATACCCGTTCGACCGACCAGCCCGCCCGACCGGCAGAGCGCCGGCCCGCCCGCCGCCGGACCTCCCCGGAGCACCCAGGCCCACCCGGCCGGCCGGCCCGCCACCGTGACCCCGCTGACCGAGTCCGAGGCGCGCCGCCACATGGCCGGCGTCTGCTTCAAGATCGGACCGCCCCGCCTGGTCGGCGTCGAGCTTGAGTGGTTCGTCCACGACGACCGATGTCCGACCCAACCCGTACCCCCGGAACGGCTGCACGCCGCACTGGACGCACTGCCGCTCGGCGGCCCCGACGGGACCTCGCTCCCGTCCGGTTCCCGCCTCACCCTCGAACCCGGCGGTCAGGTAGAGCTCAGCTCCCCGCCCGCCGACGGCCTCACCGCCTGCGTCGCCGACACCCGGCGCGACCTCGCCGCCCTGCGGGCCGCCTTCGCGGCACAGGGCCTGCGGCTCACCGGCACCGGCACCGACCCCCTGGCACGACCCCGGCAGATGGTGCTGGACCACCCGCGCTACCTGGCGATGGAACGATTCTTCAATTCGGCCGGCCCGTGGGGCCGCATCATGATGACCGGCACCGCCTCCCTCCAGGTCTGCCTGGACTCCGGCGCGGAGACCGGTCCGCACGGGCTGGACCGGCGCTGGCTCCTCGCCCACCGCCTCGGCCCGGTCCTGGTCGCCGCCTTCGCCAACTCGCCGCTGCTGGACGGCAGGCCGACCGGCCACCGGTCCACCCGGCAGACCGTCTGGTCCCGGATGGACCCCAGCCGCACCCTCGCCCCCTCGCCGGACCACGGCGACCCGCGCGAGGCCTGGACCCGCTACGTGCTGGACGCCGAGGTGCTCTGCGTCCGCCGCCGGGACGGCCTGCCGTGGACCGCGCCGGCCGGGCTGACCTTCGCCGACTGGCTGCGCGGCCGCGGCGAGCGCCCGCCCACCCTGGCCGACCTCGACTACCACCGCACCACGCTCTTCCCGCCGGTCCGCCCGCACGGCTACCTGGAACTGCGGATGATCGACGCCCAGCCGGGCGACGGCTGGATCGTCCCCGCCGCCCTGGCCACCGCCCTCCTGGACGACCCGCTCGCCGCCGACGCCGCGCTCGCCGCGCTGGAGCCGCTGGAGTGCCCCGACGGTCCGCGCCCGCCGCGCAGCGACGTCTGGCGCCGCGCCGCCACCCTCGCGGTGTCCGATCCGGAGCTGCGCCGCGCCACCCTGACCTGCTTCGCCGCCGCCGACGCCGCGCTGGGCCGGATGCCCGGCGCCGAGCGGCTGCGCGCCACCGTCGCCGAGTTCGCCGAGCGCTACCCGGCGCGCGGCCGCTGCCCGGCCGACGACCAGCTGGACGCCCTGCGCTCCGGCACCCTACGCACTCCCCCGGAGGGGGCCGCACCATGA